TACTGCTGGAATTTTACAATATTTCATGGCTATATCCTATGAGAAGTTTATGATGGATGATGAGATGGCTGGGATGCTCTTGCACTATTTAAAAGGATTTAACTTTGATGAGGACGGTCAAGCTTATGATGTTATTAAAAATGTCGGACCGGGGGGGCATTTCCTTACTCAAAAACATACCCGCAAAAACCATAAAAAAGAGTTTCGTAATCCTCAATTAAGTGATCGTTCTGCCTTTGATGCATGGTCTAAGGAAAAATTGGATACCAATCAAAGAGCTCATAAACAATGGCAAGAGGTTTTGGCCAACTACGTTCCACCTGCACTAGATGCAGAAATCGATAAAAAACTCCTTGATTATATCGCAAAACGATCTTAATTATCCTGATACTGGTTTAAAAAACCAAAATTAATGAAAAAGTGGGAGGACAAATTACAATGAGTGAAATATTTGAAGGATTAAAGCAAGCCATTATCGATGGAGATGAAGATATTGTAGAGGAACTTTCCAACAAAGCTATTGAGGAATCCGTTAATCCCGTTGACGCCGTACAGCAAGGATTGATCAAAGGTATTGAAGTTGTAGGTGAGCTATGGAAAGCAGGGGAAGTCTTTTTACCGGATGTAATGATGTCTGCTGAAGCTATGAAAGTCGGTTTAGGGATACTTGAGCCTGCAATAGCTAAAGCTGGCTTGAGCGAAGGGGATAGCAAAGGCAAGATTGTTTTAGGAACCGTCGAAGGGGATATTCACGATATCGGTAAGAATATTACGGGAGCTATGTTTACTGCGGCAGGTTACAAGGTATTTGATATCGGAACGGATATTAAAGCCGAAGATTTTGCGGCAAAGGCTCAAGAGGTTGGAGCAGATATTATCGGAGCAAGTGCTCTCTTGACGACAACCATGAGTGCGCAAAAGGACATTATTGAGTATTTGAAAGAGCATAACCTTAGAGATAAGTTCAAAGTATTTATTGGCGGAGGTCCTACCAGTCAAGCTTATGCCGATGAAATTGGGGCAGACGGATGGGCAGAATCTGCAGATGAAGCAGTCGTTCTTGCTGATAAAATGCTGGCAAAATAAATTTAGCATTCAATTTAACTAAAGAGTTTTGTTGCATGTCATTCGAATCCCAGGGCCTTAACAATAACCATCTTTTAAAGTCCCTGGGATTCTTTTCGGTATAAACGGTTATATTTTCATATTTTGGAGTTAGTTGTAAAAGATATTTCGCTGCAAGGAAACTTTCGAGTCGAGGTTAAAGGTTTTAATGGCTCCACACGTTACAACTGGATTTAACATTAAATTTGGTTAGGGAGGAGTAATACAAATTATGACAAATGGTAATGAGAAGATAAAGACAAGCCGTTCAGTTATGTATATTTCTTCTATCATAGTTATGTTGTTCGTTTTATTCGGTATGTTCTTTCCCGAACAGATGGGCAAGGCTGCCGACGCTTCATTTGCATTTTTAACGACTGACTTTGGCTGGCTATACTTGTTAGCAGTGGGCTTTTTTACGGTTTTTGTTTATGTAGTGGCGTTTAGTCGTTTTGGGTTGATCAAGCTTGGTAAAGACGATGACAAACCCGAATTTAGTAATTTTCAGTGGTTTTCAATGTTGTTCGGAGGAGGAATGGGTATCGGACTTGTGTTCTGGTCAGTTGCTGAGCCAATGATGCATTACCTGTCTCCTCCGGTGGGTGAAGGTGCTACCGCTGAGTCTATGCGGACAGCAATGCGGATTGTATTCTTTCATTGGGGCATTCATCCTTGGGTAATTTTTGCTATCGGCGGGTTGGCCTTGGCCTACTTCCAATTCCGGAAAGGGTTGCCCTTCCTCATCAGCTCTGCGTTTTATCCGCTGATTGGTGATCGTATTTACGGACCTATTGGTAAAGCGATAGATATTTTATCCGCCTTTGCTACAGTGTTTGGTGTAGCCACTAGCTTAGGTCTGGGCTCCAATCAGATTGCTACAGGTTTGCAATACATCTGGGGAATTCAAGCGACTCCAACCACGGTGTCTATAATTATTGCAGTGATGACGATGCTCTTTACTCTGGCGACAATCTCCGGTTTGCATAAGGCTATGCAGCTTGCTGCAGATATTAAAGTTTGGCTCTCCATCGGATTCATGGTATTTATCTTCTTGTTTGGAGGAACGGTCTTAATCCTTAATAATTTCACAGATAGTCTTGGATATTACTTGCAGAACTTTATTGGACAGACCTTGTGGATGGGGAACGTTGATTGGCTCAAAGGCTGGACCGTGTTCTACTGGGCATGGTGGATTGCTTGGGCTCCCTTCGTTGGACAATTTGTAGCCCGTGTCTCCAAAGGTCGTACCATTCGAGAATTTGTCTTAGCTGTAACACTCTTGCCTTCCGGATTTTCGATGGTTTGGCTGTCCATTTATGCTGGAGCGGCATTTAACCTGGATAAGCTCTCCAATGGGGCTATTCAAGCAGCTGTTAATAACGATTATACAACGGCCTTGTTTGCAACCCTCCAACAGCTTCCTATGTACTCAATCACAGCTCCTTTGGCTATCCTCCTCATCGTTGCTTCCTTTGTTGGGTCGGCTAACTCTGCAACCTATGTATTGGCCATGCTGACTTCCAATGGGGATATGAACCCTGGCAAGCAAATCCGTAGTTTTTGGGGAATTATCCAAGGTGCATTTACGATCATTCTGATCCTTGTAGGCGGCGGTACAGCAGCTTTGGCAGTATTGCGAACAGTGTCTATTGTCGCGGCATTTCCCTTTATGCTTATAATGATAATCATGTGCTTCAGCATCTATAAAGCCCTTGCCCAAGAGAAGTTGTAGTCAGGAATTCTGATATTTAATATAAAACACCCAGGTTGTGGAGGCCTGGGTGTTCTTTGACGACAACGGATTTTTTAATGGAAGGGAGGAGAATAAACTGTGGATGAAGCAATAAAGCTTATCATTACTTGTGAAGCCTTTAAAGGCGAATTGGAGATGTTTAAAGTTGACAATGGCCTCCGTACTGGATAACTATAGAGAACATGTTCAGGAAGCTTGCAAGAAATTTGGGGAAATATTCTGAAGAAAAAGGGGATCTTAAATTCATTGAGGTGATTCTGATCCGACAATGCAATATGGTCATCATACCGCCCAACTCCAAAAATAATGAGTTGGATAACAGTTTAGGGGGAGGATTCAGTTGAGAATTAAGCTGATCGGTTGTAAATCAATGATGAATGAGATTCAAGCCTTAGGTCTTAACCAAGGGATGGACTGTGAATTTATGGACTACAGTTTTCACGCTCGGCCGGATTATTTAAACGCCAGGCTGCAGGAATTGATTAATGAGAGCCAGGATTATGATATAATCATTCTAACCTATAGCAGATGTTCCAACTCAATGTTGGGTTTGCTTTCGCCGCAGGTGCCTCTTTTATTTCCGGCAACTCATGATTGTATTGGACTTATGCTAGGCTCTACAGCTCGGCACATGGAATTATTTAAAGAGAATTCCTTAACCTATTATTTTAGCCAGGGATGGTTGGACTATGGGCGTACGCCTTTAGCAGAATACTATGAGTATGAAGAGAGATATGGCGAGAAAAAGGCGCGCAAGCTAATTAAGACTTTATATGGAAACTATAAGAGAGCAGTTTTTATTATTACGCCTGGGATCAACAATCTCGAACTCTATCGGCAGAAGGTTCGTGAAATCGCTGATTTTTTTGGGTGGGAAGTGGGAGAAATTGAAGGGGATTTAAAACTGCTGACCTCGGTTGTCAAAGGAATCAAGGCTCCTGAGTCCATTTATGTTGATCCTGGACAAATCATTACTTTGGACATATTATCAGGCAGTCAGAAGGAAAAAGTATTACTCAAATAGTCGTTGAATAAAAAAAAGAGGTTATTTCGAGGGAAGCATATACCTAAACAGAACGAACAGGATTATAGTATCGTTTAAGGAGTGGGAAATATGCCAACAACCAGAATAATCATGTTATCTTTAGTCTGTATAACACTTAATGTAATTTCTTTTGGTTTAATCAGAGCTTATTCGGAGTATAGTGTTCAAGTCTTTCTTGGGTCACAGTGTTTAATTATTCTCATGATATTTCTGGCTGGAATGCTTTTCAAATCCGATAAAGCAAGTCTTGAAGCTGAGATTCTTGATAATTTGATCAATGGAAATCTCACTAATGACAAAAAGCCTATGAATGCGAGTGAGATGGAACGTAAACTGCTTAACTATCAAAGCAACATAAGAAAGGTTATAGCGGAAGTCTATGGAGTAGCGCGAATTGCCGGCAGTACAGGAATATATCTTTCTAGAGATCTAAGTAACATTGCCCAGGCTGCAGATAATATTACAAGTTCCATTAATTATGTGGCATCGGGAAATTCTGAAGTTGCAAATTCTGTTGTCAAAGCATCTGAGAATATGACAAAGATTTATGAGTTTACGTTAGGGATAAAAAAGCAGATTGAACAAATTGAAGAAAGTTCTAAAACGACAATCCATATGGTTGATGAAGGGAGTAATGCTCTGGAGATCCAAAACAAATCCTTATCAGAGACCATTGAATCCTTTCAGAAAGTCAAGAGTGTTATTAGTGACTTAAAGAATAGAGCTTCGGAGATTAATTCAATAGTGGATAGCATTTCCAATATTTCAAAACAAATTAACCTGCTTGCCTTAAATGCTGCTATTGAAGCAGCCCGTGCAGGTGAAGCGGGCAGAGGGTTTACAGTTGTAGCCAGTGAAGTTAAAAAATTGGCTGCGGAGTCGGATAGTGCGGCCACCCAGGTAAGAAAGCTGATTGAAAAGGTCAACGCCGGAGTCGATCGATCCGTAGAGGTTATTCACTTAAATAGCGATAGCATCAATGAGCAAGAAGCCAATTTAAAAAATACGGAAAAATCCTTTGTGAATATTAATCATGCCATGAATATTGTTGTATCAGAAATAGACGAAATATTCAATAAAGTAAGAGAGCTTACAGATTTTGCGGAAAATGTTAACTCGGATATTGGAAGTATTTCTGCTGTATGCCAAGAAACAGCCGCCAGTTCAGAAGAAATAAGTGCTGCAATACAAGAAAACGCTAATTCTATGGGGAACCTTACGGAACGATTCAATGAATTGACTAAAAAAATTGAGGATATTTCTGATGAACTGGAGAATTACCAATATATTAAGATTGCTTACAATGAGTATCTTGAATCAAACTTTCAGCTAGAAGTTCTAAAGGAACTCATTAAACGCAAACTCGGTTTTGCTGCGGAGGGAATCTTAGTAAATAACCAGGAAATATTCAGAATGGTAGCTGAAGGCAAGGCGGATTTTTCAGTTTCGGCCATGCTGCCTTCTTGTCAAGCTCTGGAAATGGAATATCAAGGACAATTAGAAAATTTGGGTTTAAACTTGGAGGGATGCATGCTGGGTTTAGTTGTTCCGTCCTATGTCAAGATTAATAGCATTGCTGAGCTGAGTGGCAAAGGCTCTAAGTTTAAAAACAAAATCTATTCACTGCAGCGGCGCACCAATCTGGGCCGCATGGCTGGAGAGGTATTAGAGTCTTATGAATTAACTGGATTTACTATAGAATACAACGAAGAAAAAGCAATGCTGGAAGCCTTGCATAGAGCTATAAAAAGTAAAGAATGGATTGTGATCACCGGCTGGCAGCCTCATTCTATGTTTGGCATTTATGACTTGAAATATTTGCAGGACCCCAGGAAAGTTTTTGGTGAAGAAGATCATTGCGCTACCTTAGTGAGGCATGGTCTGAAACAAGAGAATAGGGAACTGTATGAGATCGTAAAAGACTTTAAACTGAATATGCCGGTTGTTAATCATGCCTTGCGTGAAATAACAGTGAATGGAATAAGCCTAGAGGAGGCAGCAGTGAGGTATTTGGATGCTAATACCCCTTATTTGTAAATAATAGGTTGAATTTAAGATAATTACTAAGGGGCTGTGTCATAATGAATGTCTGAGAACACTTATTATGACACAGCCCCTTATGCTCTT
This Desulfosporosinus orientis DSM 765 DNA region includes the following protein-coding sequences:
- a CDS encoding DUF1638 domain-containing protein: MRIKLIGCKSMMNEIQALGLNQGMDCEFMDYSFHARPDYLNARLQELINESQDYDIIILTYSRCSNSMLGLLSPQVPLLFPATHDCIGLMLGSTARHMELFKENSLTYYFSQGWLDYGRTPLAEYYEYEERYGEKKARKLIKTLYGNYKRAVFIITPGINNLELYRQKVREIADFFGWEVGEIEGDLKLLTSVVKGIKAPESIYVDPGQIITLDILSGSQKEKVLLK
- the mtgC gene encoding glycine betaine-specific corrinoid protein MtgC is translated as MSEIFEGLKQAIIDGDEDIVEELSNKAIEESVNPVDAVQQGLIKGIEVVGELWKAGEVFLPDVMMSAEAMKVGLGILEPAIAKAGLSEGDSKGKIVLGTVEGDIHDIGKNITGAMFTAAGYKVFDIGTDIKAEDFAAKAQEVGADIIGASALLTTTMSAQKDIIEYLKEHNLRDKFKVFIGGGPTSQAYADEIGADGWAESADEAVVLADKMLAK
- a CDS encoding glycine betaine uptake BCCT transporter — its product is MTNGNEKIKTSRSVMYISSIIVMLFVLFGMFFPEQMGKAADASFAFLTTDFGWLYLLAVGFFTVFVYVVAFSRFGLIKLGKDDDKPEFSNFQWFSMLFGGGMGIGLVFWSVAEPMMHYLSPPVGEGATAESMRTAMRIVFFHWGIHPWVIFAIGGLALAYFQFRKGLPFLISSAFYPLIGDRIYGPIGKAIDILSAFATVFGVATSLGLGSNQIATGLQYIWGIQATPTTVSIIIAVMTMLFTLATISGLHKAMQLAADIKVWLSIGFMVFIFLFGGTVLILNNFTDSLGYYLQNFIGQTLWMGNVDWLKGWTVFYWAWWIAWAPFVGQFVARVSKGRTIREFVLAVTLLPSGFSMVWLSIYAGAAFNLDKLSNGAIQAAVNNDYTTALFATLQQLPMYSITAPLAILLIVASFVGSANSATYVLAMLTSNGDMNPGKQIRSFWGIIQGAFTIILILVGGGTAALAVLRTVSIVAAFPFMLIMIIMCFSIYKALAQEKL
- a CDS encoding glycine betaine ABC transporter substrate-binding protein, whose product is MPTTRIIMLSLVCITLNVISFGLIRAYSEYSVQVFLGSQCLIILMIFLAGMLFKSDKASLEAEILDNLINGNLTNDKKPMNASEMERKLLNYQSNIRKVIAEVYGVARIAGSTGIYLSRDLSNIAQAADNITSSINYVASGNSEVANSVVKASENMTKIYEFTLGIKKQIEQIEESSKTTIHMVDEGSNALEIQNKSLSETIESFQKVKSVISDLKNRASEINSIVDSISNISKQINLLALNAAIEAARAGEAGRGFTVVASEVKKLAAESDSAATQVRKLIEKVNAGVDRSVEVIHLNSDSINEQEANLKNTEKSFVNINHAMNIVVSEIDEIFNKVRELTDFAENVNSDIGSISAVCQETAASSEEISAAIQENANSMGNLTERFNELTKKIEDISDELENYQYIKIAYNEYLESNFQLEVLKELIKRKLGFAAEGILVNNQEIFRMVAEGKADFSVSAMLPSCQALEMEYQGQLENLGLNLEGCMLGLVVPSYVKINSIAELSGKGSKFKNKIYSLQRRTNLGRMAGEVLESYELTGFTIEYNEEKAMLEALHRAIKSKEWIVITGWQPHSMFGIYDLKYLQDPRKVFGEEDHCATLVRHGLKQENRELYEIVKDFKLNMPVVNHALREITVNGISLEEAAVRYLDANTPYL